The Actinomyces faecalis genome includes the window TCATCGCCTACGACCTGTGGAACTTCGCCTACGTCTACAACTGCGTGGGTGACCACTCCTTCTACGCGGGCGCGGCACTGCTCATCTCCTGCACCATCCCGGCCTTCCTCATCAAGAAGGGCGTGTGGCTCCAGCACCGGGCGCACACGCTGGCCTTCTGGATGATGTTCACCATGGCTGTACCGGCCTTTGTCACGGACTCCCGGTTCGCTGTCCAGGCTTCTCACGACCCGGCCGCCCTCATGACGGTCTCGGCCCTGGCCCTGGGCGTCAACGTGGCCGTGGCCGTCTACCAGCTGCGCACGATGCTCCGTCTGCGTCGCAGCCCGCTGGGCGACGAGCTCTACACCGATCACCGGGCCTACCGCGAGGTCGTGGAGGCCAACCGCTGACGGCTTGGGAACGGCTGGGAACCGCTGGGAGCAGCCGAGTCCGCTCAGGGCCGACGGCGCCGCACGCCTCAGTACATGAGGCTGCGGCGCCGTCGTGGCACAGTGTCCCCGTGCCCAGCAAGCTCTACCGCGACGAGGCCATCGTCCTGCGGACCTACCGCCTCGGTGAGGCCGACCGCATCATCGTCATGCTCACCCGTGCTCACGGTCAGGTACGCGCGGTGGCCAAGGGAGTACGCAAGACCAGCTCGCGCTTCGGCGCGCGCCTGGAGCCCTTCTCCATGGTCGACGTCCAGCTCCACGCCGGGCGCAGTCTGGACATGGTGACGCAGGCCGAGACCATCGAGCCCTTCGCGGGGCCCGTCAGCGGCGACTACGCCGTCTTCACCTGCGCCTCAACGATGGTCGAGACCGCTGAGAGGCTGACCGAGGACGACGGCGACCTGGGCACCACCGACTCGCCCCAGCAGTTCCTTCTGCTCTACGGGGCGCTGTCCGCGATGGCCCGGCACCGCCATGCGCCCGGGCTGGTCCTGGACTCCTACCTGCTGCGCGCGCTGGCGCTTGCCGGCTGGGCGCCGTCGTGCTTCGACTGCGCCAGGTGCGGTGGGCCGGGCCCGCACACGGCCTTCCACGTCCAGGCCGGGGGCGCGGTGTGCGCCAGCTGCCGGCCGGCGGGAAGCGTGGAGGTGGAGTCGCAGACGATGGCGTTGCTGGGCTCCCTGCTGTCTGGGGACTGGACGGTGGCTGACGCCTCGCAGCCGCGTGCGCGCTCGGCGGCCTCCGGGCTCGTGTCCGCGTACGTGACCTGGCACCTTGAACGTCGTCTACGCTCACTGGCACTGGTGGAAAGGACCTGAGATGACCAGCTCTGCGCGTGTCCCCGAGGACGGGGCCGATGCGAGTGTGCCGCTGCACCGCCCCGGCCTGACGCCACCCCCGCTTCCTGACGCCGCCCTCCCACGGCACGTGGCCTGCGTCATGGACGGCAATGGCCGATGGGCCAACGCCCGCGGACTGCCGCGTACCGAAGGCCACCGGGTGGGGGAGTCCACCATGATGGACGTCATCGCCGGCGCGGTGGAGATCGGGATCAAGGAGCTGAGCGTCTACGCCTTCTCCACCGAGAACTGGCGGCGCTCCCCGGACGAGGTCCGCTTCCTCATGGGATTCACACGCCAGGTCCTGCGCGCCCAGAGCCAGGACCTGCACGACTGGGGCGTGCGGGTCAACTGGGTGGGGCGCGAGCCCAGGCTGTGGAGGTCCGTGCTCAACGAGGTCCGTCGCTCCGAGCGCCTGACCGCTAGCAACGAGACGATGCTGCTCAACATGTGCCTGAACTACGGCGGCCGGGCAGAGATCGCCGACGCCGCCCGGGCCATCGCCCAGGAGGTCGCTGCCGGGCGGCTCAAGGCCTCAGCGATCAGTGAGAAGACCATCACCCGTCACCTCTACTCCCCAGGCATGCGGGACGTGGACCTGATGATCCGCACCGGTGGGGAGCAACGGACCTCGAACTTCCTCATGTGGGAGTCGGCCTACGCCGAGCTGTACTTCTCGCCCCTGCCCTGGCCCGAGTTCGACCGCACCCAGCTGTGGCGGGCCTGCCAGGCCTACGCCGAGCGCGACCGGCGTTTTGGTGCGGCGGTGGACCAGGTCCAGGCCTCACAAGGCCGGGGACCAGCTCGGTCGTAGGCCCGGACCTGGGGCCAGGCCCGGGATCATAGGCTGTCAGTGCTCTGGCTGCAGGCGGCGCACACTCCGAAGAGCTCCGCGACATGCTCCATCTGGGTAAAGCCGGCCGCGGCAGAGACCCGGGAGATCCAGGCCTCCAGCTCACCGCCGGCCACCTCAACCGTCCGGCCGCAGCGCCGGCACACGATGTGGTGGTGGTGCTCGCTGCGCTCACAGCGCCGGTAGAGCAGCTCGTCGCCCGATCGTACGTGATCGACCTCCCCGGCCTCGGCCAAGGCCGTGAGGTTGCGGTAGACGGTGGCCAGTCCCACCTTCGTCCCCTCCGCCTCCAGGGCGGCGTGGATCTGCTGGGCGGAGCGGAACTCCTCGGTACGCTCCAGGATGTCGCGCACAGCGGTGCGCTGCCAGGTCGATCTCACGAGGCCTCCTTTCGCCCCCGTCCCCTGCGCAGGAAGCGGACCAGGCCACTGGCCACCGCGACGAGGGCGTAGAGCAGGACGAGTTCGACGACGATCATAGCCCCGGGCGAGGCTGCTACCACGTAGGTGATGAACAACCCGCTGACGCAGGCACCCACGCCGATGGCCATGGCCAGGCCCATGGTGCGTGAGAAGGAGTGCGAGACCAGCTGGGCCACCGCGACCGGAACGATCATGACGGCGCTGACCAGCAGGGCGCCGACCACGCGCATGGACACCGACACCGTCAGTGCCGCGACCACCGCGACCAGCACATTGAGCACGCCCGTGGGCAGCCCGATGGCCCGGGCGAACTCCTCGTCATAGCACAGGGTGAACAGCGGCCCCCGCAGCCCCAGGCCCACGACGAGCACCACAGCGGCCAGGATGATCGTGAACCAGGCATCGGTCACGCTCACCGTGGCGATGGAGCCGAAGAGGTAGGAGGTGAGGTTCGTCGTCGTGCCACCGGCGACCTTGATGAGGATGACGCCGCCGGCGATGCCCCCGTAGAAGAGGATCGCCAGGGCCACGTCCCCGCGAGTGCGTCCACGGGCGCGGATGACCTCGATGAGCACGGCGCCAAGGACTGAGGCGATGATGGCGCCGGGGATCGCCCAGGCATCGTGTGGAGAGACATTCGCAGCGGCTCCAGCCAGCCAGCCCAGTGCCACCCCGGTCAGCGCGATGTGCCCGATCCCGTCACCCAAGAGCGCCAGGCCACGCTGGACCAGGTAGGTGCCGACCACGGGCGCGGACACGCCCACCAGGACGGCCACGATGAGCGCACGCTGCATGAGCGGGCTGGCCAGCATACCCGAGTAGACCGAGACGAGCTCATTCACTGGGCACCTGCCTGGGAACGGGGACCGAGCAGGCCGGTCAGGTCCGGGGTGTGGTGCCGGGTGGGGACGGCGTCGCCGTGGGGGTGCTCGTGCTCGCAGTCGTCAAGGTAGTCATGGCCAATGACGTCATGCTCGCCGTGATCGTGGCGGGCCGGGGTGAGGGCCGCTGCGGGCCCGTCGCAGACCACTCGTCCCTCTGACAGGACGACGGCGCGATCCAGGATGGCGGCCAGCTCGCCCATCTCGTGCAGGACGGTGAGCAGGGTCAGGCCCTGCCCACGCAGCGTAGTGAGGGTGTCAGCCAGTGACTGGCGCGAGGCGCGGTCGATACCGGCCAGGGGCTCGTCCAGGATGAGCAGATCGGGGTCGCGTACCAGGGCCCGGGCGATCAGGACACGCTGGCACTGGCCACCGGAGAAGACCTGGACGTGGTCGCCGGCACGGTCAGCCAGGCCGACGGCGTCCAGCGCCGCCAGGGCCCGGTCGCGGGCCCGCCTGCCGCGGTCGGCGAAGGGTCGGCGCGGGTCGAGCAGACCTGAGCGTACGACCTCCAGGGCGGTAGCAGGCACCCCGGAGGAGGCGGCCACGCGCTGAGGCACGTAGCCCACGCGCCTCCAGGGCACGCTCGAGCGGTGGTCGACATCATGACCGAAGAGCCTCACGCTCCCGCTACGCAGCGGGTGCAGGCCCATGATCGTCTTGACCAGGGTGGACTTGCCTGAGCCGTTGGCGCCCAGGAGGGCCACGCACTGGCCGGCGGTGACCGTCAGGTCAATGCCGGCCAGGACGAGGGCGTGGCCCAGGACCACGGAGGCGTCCTCGACGACGATAGGGTGCTGGTCGTGCCCAGCGGCACTCACTGGCACCCCAGGGCGGTGCGCAGCTCGGTGAGGTTGGCGGTCATAGCCTCAGCGTAGTCGCCGGACTGCGGAGCCGACTCCAGGGGGCTGAGCACCGCCGTCGTCGTCCCTGTCTCGGCGGCCAGGGCCTGGGCTGTCTTGGGGGAGACGAGCTCCTCGGTGAAGATCGTGGTGGTCCCGGTGTCTGCCACGATCTTCTTCACCGCCGCGATCTCAGCAGGGCTGGGCTCGGCGTCGGGGTCGATACCGGAGACCGAGGCCTGGGTGAGGTGGTAGCGGTCGGCCAGGTAGCCGAAGGCGGAGTGGGAGGTGACGAAGGTGGTGCGCTCGCACTGGGCCAGGCCCGTGGTGTAGGAGTCGTCCAGCTTTGTGAGGGAGTCCGTGAGCGTGACGAGGTTCGCCTCATAGTCGGTGGTGTGGTCCGGGTCAACGGCGGACAGGGCGCGGGCGACAGCGGTGGCGGCGGCCTTCATACGCACCGGATCGAGCCAGAAGTGCGGATCGAGGTCGTCGGCGTCATGGTCATGGTCAGACTCGCCGTGGTCGTGGCCGTCCTCGCCGTGGTCGTCGGCGTCATGGTCATGGTCCACGCCCTCGTGGTGGACCAGGTCGACGACGCTGGCCAGGTCTGTGACGGTGGGGCCAGAGACCTCAGCGAGGGCGTCGTCGAGGGAAGGCTGGAAGCCGGAGACGTAGAGGATCGCCGCCTTGTCGGCGAGACTGGTCACGTCGCGGGGGGAGAGCTCGTAGTCATGGGGCTCGGCGCCCGCGGGGGTGAGGGAGACGGCCTCCACGTGCTGGCCACCGATGGACTGGGCCAGGTACTGGATCGGGTAGAAGGAGGTGGCAACCTGGACCTTGCCGTCGATGACGCTGGTCCTGGCGTCCGCGCTGGCGGCGCTGGAGGACTCAGAGGAGGGGGACAGGGCGCCGCAGGCAGCGAGGGCGGCGCCCAGGGCGACGGCGCTCGCGGCGGCGAGGGTGCGGCGGGGGAGGGACCAGGAGATATTCATGGGAATCAGTCTCATGAATGAATGATGAGGTGTCAACCTCATGCTGCCACGAGCCGGAAATCCCCTGCCTCTAGACTGGCCCCACTCGTTCCCACCAACCAGGTGCGGACAACGACATCCAGGAGAACACGGTGGCCAAGACCCCCTCCACCCTTGACAACGTCATCAACCTCGCCAAGCGTCGCGGCTTCGTCTTCCCGTGCGGTGAGATCTACGGCGGTACCCGCTCGGCCTGGGACTACGGCCCGCTGGGCGTCGAGCTCAAGGAGAACATCAAGCGCCAGTGGTGGCAGTACATGGTCCGCTCTCGTGACGACGTCGTGGGCCTGGACTCCTCCGTCATCCTGCCGCGTGAGACCTGGGTCGCCTCCGGTCATGTCAAGGCCTTCACCGACCCGCTCATCGAGTGCACCTCCTGCCACAAGCGCCTGCGCGAGGACGAGCTGCAGGAGGCCTACGCCGCCAAGCACGGCGTCGAGGACCCTGACTCGGTCACTCTTGACCAGCTGGTCTGCTCCAGCTGCGGCACCCGCGGCCAGTTTACCGAGCCTCGTGCCTTCTCCGGCCTGCTCAAGACCTTTCTCGGTCCGGTCGACGACGAGGCGGGCCTGCACTACCTGCGTCCCGAGACCGCCCAGGGCATCTTCGTCAACTTCGCTAACGTCATGAGCGCGGCGCGCAAGAAGCCGCCCTTCGGCATCGGTCAGGTGGGCAAGTCCTTCCGCAACGAGATCACGCCTGGCAACTTCATCTTCCGTACCCGGGAGTTCGAGCAGATGGAGCTGGAGTTCTTCTGCGAGCCGGGCACGGACGAGGAGTGGCACCAGTACTGGATCGACTACCGCAAGGCCTGGTACACAGGCCTGGGGATCAAGGAGGAGAACCTCCGCCTCTACGAGCACCCCCAGGAGAAGCTCTCCCACTACTCCAAGCGCACCGTCGACCTGGAGTACCGCTTCGGGTTCCAGGGCAGCGAGTGGGGCGAGCTGGAGGGTGTCGCCAACCGCACGGACTTCGACCTCACCACCCACGCCGAGCACTCGGGCAAGGACCTGTCCTACTTCGACCAGGGCCGCAACGAGCGCTGGACGCCCTACGTCATCGAGCCCTCAGCCGGACTGACCCGCTCGCTCATGGCCTTCCTGGTCGAGGCCTACACGGAGGACGAGGCTCCCAACACCAAGGGCGGCGTGGACACCCGTGTCCTGCTCAGGCTCGACCCGCGCCTGGCCCCGGTCAAGGCTGCTGTCCTGCCGCTGTCGCGCAAGGAGGAGCTGACCGGCCCGGCCAAGGAGCTGGCCGCCCGTCTGCGCCGGACCTGGAACGTCGACTATGACGACGCCGGCGCCGTAGGCCGCCGCTACCGTCGTCAGGACGAGATCGGCACCCCCTTCTGCATCACCTACGACTTCGACTCCCCGCAGGACGGGGCCGTCACGGTGCGTGAGCGCGACACCATGGCTCAGGAGCGCATCCCGCTGGAGGGCGTGGAGCGCTACCTGGCCGAGCGCCTCATCGGCTGCTGACCGGCTCCTGGCATCTGAACCGTGGTTTTGTGTACGGGACCGGGGTATACACAGTGTTGTAACCCCCGGTCCCGTACATGAACCCTCGATCTTCACGGGTATGACGTCGTGCATGATGGAACGGTGAGCAAGCCCCCTCGCCCTGAGAACCGCCGTGCCGGCCAGACGCACCCCGGTGGCCATGAGCCTTCCCACGGGCACACGCACTCCCACTCCGCGCTGCCGGCCCTCCCGCCGCGTGAGTCCCGGCGCGTGCGGACGGTACTCGCGGCCGTCGTCGTCCCTGTGATCCTCGCCACGCTCATCGGCATGGCCGTCCTGTGGCCTGGACGCGTCGAGGCCATTGGCTCCCAGCCCTTCGCCGCCTCCGGAACCAGCCTGGAGGCCGCCCGCATCACCTCGCTGGAGGTGGACGCCTGCACGGAGGCGGTCCAGAGCCTCGGCGGGACCAGTGAAAGCTCGCTCCTGGCCGACGCCGTGTGCGCCGAGATCACCTCGGGCGAGGGCGCCGGTCTCGTCGTCCCCGTCCACGTGCCTGCCGAGTCCCTGCCTGCGGCGCAGGTAGGCGACCGGATGCGGGTCATGTACACCGTGCAGGCGCTGGCTGGGGGGACGCCCTACGTCTTCGTCGACTACGACCGTCAGCTGCCGGTGGGCCTCCTGGCTGTCGCCTATCTCGTCGTCGTTCTGGCGGTGGCGGGCCTCAAGGGCCTGCGCGCCGTCGTCGGCCTCGTGCTGGCAACCGTGGTGCTGCTGCGGTTCATGGTTCCGGCCCTGCTCGCTGGCCACTCACCGCTCCTGGTCACCCTCGTGGGCTCGATGGCCATGATGCTGCTGGCGGTCTACCTTGCTCACGGCATCAGTGTCCGTACGACGACGGCGCTGCTGGGAACGCTGGCCGGTGTCGTCATCACCGTGGTGCTGGCCCTGTGGGGCGTGGACGCCGCCAACCTCACCGGTGCGGTGGGCGAGGACGCCCTGACGCTCACTGCCGTCGTCCCCGGACTGAGCCTGACGTCGCTGCTGACCTGCGGAATGGTGATCGCCGGGCTCGGTGTCCTCAACGACGTCACGATCACCCAGGCCTCGGCCGTGTGGGAGCTGCACGCCGCCAACCCCGCGCTCAGTCGGACGCGGCTGCTGACCGGCGGGATGCGGATCGGTCGCGACCACATCGCCTCGACCGTCTACACCCTGGCCTTCGCTTACGCGGGCACCGCCCTGCCGCTCATCCTGGCAGCCGCCCTCATCGACCGCTCCGTGGCGGACACGCTTCTCAGCGGTGAGATCGCCGAGGAGATCGTGCGCACGCTGGTCTCCTCGATCGGCCTGGTGCTTGCCATCCCGGCGACGACGGCGATCGCCACCGTCCTGTGCGCTCCGGCCCGGCGTCACGCCGCGCCCGCGGGCGGTGAGGCGGGCTCAGCCCCCGGAGACGTCTGACTCGGCCTGGAGGAGCAGCGTGCGCTGCTCCTGGCTGAGGTAGGGCGAGTCGAGCCATCCGTCGGGCAGGTGCGGGCGTCTGGGCGTGCCCGCCCGCCCACGCGGTCCCTCCACGGTCTGGCCGGGGTAGGGCACCTGCTCCGGGAGCCGGTCGCGCATCGCGGCCAGGCCGGCGTCGAGCTCAGCGAGCGAGGAGACCTTCATCAGGTCTCCGCGTGCCTGGCCGCCTACCGGGTACCCCTTGAGGTACCAGCCGACGTGCTTGCGCAGGTCACGCACGCCCCGGTCCTCGCCGAGCTCGCCCGCCAGCAGGCGCGCGTGGGCACGGATCATGGCGATGACGGCGTCCAGGCCCGGGTGGGTGCGCTCGGCGGACCCGGTCAGCGCGTGGACGATGTCCGCGAACAGCCAGGGCCGCCCCTGGCACCCCCGGCCCACGACGACGCCGTCGCAGCCCGTCTGCCTCATCATCTCCAGCGCGTCGCTGCCGGTCCAGACGTCACCGTTGCCCAGCACCGGGATCCGGCAGGCGTCCTTGAGCCTCGCGACGGCGGACCAGTCGGCCTTGCCCGCGTAGTGCTGGCGGGCGGTGCGCCCGTGCAGCGCCAGGGCTGCGACGCCGGCGTCCTGGGCGGCCTGGGCCGCGTCGAGGTAGGTCTCGTGCTCCTCGTCGACGCCGACGCGCATCTTGACGGTTACCGGAACCTCGCGCTCGCGCCGGCCCAGACGCGCCCCGTCCTCGGCCCCGCGCACCACCTCGCGCAGGATCGCGTGCAGGAGGTCCTTCTTCCAGGGCAGCGCCGCCCCTCCGCCCTTGCGGGTCACCTTGGGCACCGGGCAGCCGAAGTTGAGGTCGATGTGGTCGGCCAGGTCCTCCTCGACGAGGATGCGCGCGGCCTTCCCTGCGACAGCCGGGTCCACCCCGTAGAGCTGGATCGAGCGCACCCGTTCTGTGGGGTCGGTGCGCACCATGGCGAGGGTCTTCTCGTTGCGCTCGACCAGCGCCCTCGTGGTGACCATCTCCGTGACGTACAAGCCTGCCGGGGCGAGCAGGCCGCCGTCGTCGGTAGGCAGCGGGCCGGCGGCTGCCGGGCGGGCGGTGGCAGGCAGGGCGCTCTCACCCTGCTCCCGGCACAGGCGGCGGAAGGAGGCGTTGGTGACGCCGGCCATCGGGGCGAGCTCGACAGGCACGCCGACCGTGATCGGGCCGATGCGTAGCGGGCTCACGTGAGCAGGAGCGGTCTTCGCAGGTCGAGGGGCGGGGGCGTCTGTCACGCGCACACTCTGGCACACGTAGGCTGGTGCTCGTGAGTGGTGTGAGGAACGACGGCGACGTCGCGCTCCCGACGGCGCTGGTCACCGGGGCCTCCCGCGGCATCGGGGCCGCGGTGGCCGGGTCGCTGAGGCAGGCCGGGTGCCAGGTGGTGGGCTGGTCGCGCAGCGGGACGGCGCCCGACGGCGTCGAGGGCCGCAGCGTCGACGTCACTGACGCGCGTGCCGTGCGCTGCGGGGCTGCGGACCTGGAACGAGCCGGGGGCGTAGAGGTCCTCGTGTGCGCCGCCGGGACGGCCGTGGACGCCCTCGCGATGCGTACGAGCGACGAGGCCTGGCAGGCCACCTTGGAGACCAACCTCACCGGGTCCTTCACGGTGGTGCGTGCGCTCCTGCCCGGCATGCTGCGTCGGCGCCGCGGCCGGATCATCCTGGTCTCCTCCGTCATCGCCGCGCGCGGGGGCACAGGCCTGGCCGCCTACGGCGCCTCCAAGGGCGGGATCGAGGGACTCACGCGCAGCCTTGCCCGTGAGGTCGCCTCCCGCGGCGTCACGGTCAACGCCGTGGCTCCCGGATTCGTGAGCACCGAGATGACAGCAGGGATGAGCCGCCCGGCGCGTGAGTCCTACCTCGGCCAGATCCCGATGGGCAGGCTGGGACAGGTTGACGAGGTGGCCGCCGTCGTCCGCTTCCTGGCCAGTCGGCAGGCCTCCTACGTCACGGGTGCGGTCGTGCCGGTCGACGGCGGGATGGGGATGGGACGATGACGGGCCTGCTGGCTGGGCGGACGGTGATGGTCACCGGCGTGCTGCGTCCTTCCTCGATCGCCACCGCCGTGGCGCGCGAGGCCGCTGCGCAGGGCGCGTGCCTGGTGCTGAGCGCGCTGCCGCGAGCGGCACGGGTCACCCAGCAGGTGGCAGCCGGTGCAGGCCTGGGGGAGGTGACAGTGCTGCCGCTGGACCTGACTGACGCCGAGGCCCTGAGCGGCCTGGAGGCGGAGCTGCGCCGCCTGGACCTGGACAGGCTGGACGGCGTGGTCCACTCAGTGGCCCAGGCGGCTCCCGGGCTGCTGGGGGACCGTCTGAGCCCAGGGGGCTTGGCGGCAGGTGACCGGGGCGCACAGTGCGGACCGGACGCCGTCGACCTCGCCTCCTGGCAGACCGACCTGGAGCGGGCGCTCACGGTCTCGGTCGCGTCCCTGCCGGCTCTTGTGGGCGCGGTGAGCCCTCTGCTGGGACCTGGGTCAGCGGTGCTGGCCCTCACCTTCGAGTCAGGCAGGGTGGTTCCCGGCTACGGCTGGATGGGCCCGCTCAAGGCGGCTCTGGAGGCCAGCGTGAGAGGGCTGGCGGTGGAGTACGGGAACCGCGGGGTGCGCGTCAACGCCCTGTCCGCCGGCCCGTTGCGTACCACGGCGGGGGGTGCGGTCCCTGGCTTTGACCAGCTGGCTGAGGACTGGGAGAACCGGGCGCCGCTGGGCTGGGACGCTGGTGATCCACACGGTGTGGCGCGCACGGCCGTGGCGCTGCTCTCCGACTGGCTGCCCGCCACGACCGGTCAGGTGCTGCGCGCCGACGGCGGGGCCAGCCTGCTCTGACCATCCTCCCGAAAGGGTACTTTCGCGTTCGAACGTGGACGTCCTCGGCCTTCACTCGAAGGCAAAGCTACCCGTTCGACGAGGCTCGGGATCCACACCTGCCTCCGTGAGCACCGTTGTCCACAGGGATCGCGAACATCGGTGGCGCCTGCCCTCCCGTACGTTCATGCTCACGGCATGTACCCTCAGAGATATCCATCAGTGCCGCAGCCGCCGTTCATGGCCTTCACGTCGTCGAGTGCCAGGCGAGACCTGAGCCGTGACCCGACGCTCATACGGGTGGCGCGTGGGTGCTACACCCCGACTTTGCCGGAGGACACGGCGGTGTGGCAGGCCAAGGAGACCATGACCCTGGCACGTTGCCAGGCAGCATGGCACCTGGTGCCCAGTGCCATCGCACTGACTCATGAGGCAGCCGCGGCGGTGCTGGGACTAGCGACCACTCGACACGAGCCGGATATTCGCGTGGCGGTCGCGGGGAACCAGACGCGGGGCACGCTCATACTTCCCTCGTTCCAGTTCACCCAGGGCAACCGTCAGCTCCCGGGACGTGAGGTAGCTCTGCGTCGCTCCAGCCTCTGTCCGGATCCCGAGGAGGTGATAGTGGTGCACGGTATGAGCGTGACCTCTCCGTTGCGCACTGCACTGGACTGCGCTTTCGATCTTCCTGTGCGTCAGTCGCTACCGATCATCGACTCCGCCCTGAGGGCAGTATGCCGACCAGATCGCCGCTCGCGTCGGAGCACCGCAGTGATCAGCATCGATGAGGCCAGGAGGATGTTGAAGGCGATGTCTGAGCAGCACCGCGGGCGGCGTGGCGCTCGCCGAGCGCGGACAGCGATCGCCCTGGCAGATCCTCTGGCGGAGTCACCTGGCGAGAGCGTGCTACGGTGGGCGGTCGCTGCCGCTGGGCTTCCTCCTCCTGTGCTGCAGCGTCCAGTGGTGGTAGAGGGACACGAGTACTTTCTTGATCTGGGACTGGAAGAGGTCCAGCGCGGCTGGGAGTTTGACGGACTGGCCAAGAGCCAGAGGCCTGAGGACCTGCGCCGCGAGAAGCTACGTGAGATGAGGATCGCACGCACCGGATGGCATATCGACCGGTTCGTCTGGGAGGAGATCTTTCAGCCCCGGTCGCTGGTGCGTCGTGTCACGCGGCTCTACCCACAGGCTGTGAGACGAGACGATATCCTGCCTGAGCTGTGGCGCTGAAGCTCGAACGGGTACCTTTGCCTTCGAGTGAAGGCCGAGGACGTCCACGTTCGAACGCGAAAGTACCCGCTCGCGTATCCTGGCCGGGTGAGTGTGAACGCTACGAGTGCCCACGACACCGTGACGAGCCAGCCGGGCGCCGAGCGCGTCCTCGTGCTTGTGCGCCACTCCAAGGCTGCCCGGGGCATGGCCGACGTCGAGCGTCCGCTGACCGAGCACGGAGAGCAGATGGCAGCCGACCTGGCCCGGCAGCTGGCCAGCCGCGTCGTCAGCCTCGACCTCCTGCTCGTCTCCCCGGCGGCCCGTACGCGTCAGACAGCCCGGCCGCTGCGCGACCGGATGCGTCCGCAGGACACTCGTGTCGAGGAGACGCTCTACAGCAGCGGCCCTGCCGGCGTCCTGGAGCAGCTGACGCTGCTGGACGACGAGGTGCGCAGCGTCGTCGTGGTGGGCCACGAGCCGACCACCTCGGTCCTGGCCCACGAGCTCGACGACGGCACCAGCAGCCTCGCCCAGCAGATCGAGTTCGGTGTCCCACCGGCCACGGCGCTCGTTCTCACGGTCCCGGTCTCCTGGTCCGAGCTGGGGACCGGTCGAGCCCAGCTGGCCGAGATCCTCACGCCCCGCTGACGGCTGGCTGCGCTGCTGCAGCCGCTACAGCAGCTCCAGGACGGCCCGCAGGTCGCGGACGTGAACAGCCGCCGGCGCCTGCTCGACGACGACCGGCTTGGCGCAGAAGGCGACCCCCAGGCCGGCGGCGGCGATCATGCCCAGGTCGTTGGCGCCGTCGCCCACGGCCACCGTGCGGGCGAGGTCGACGCCGTCCTCCTCGGCCCACGAGTGCAGGCAGCGCACCTTCTCCTGCCGGTCCACGATCCTGCCCAGGACGCGACCGGTGAGGTGGCCGTCGCGGACCTCGAGACGGTTGGCGGCCACGTGGTCGATCCCCAGCCGCGCGGCCAGGGGAGCCACCACCTCCTCGAAGCCTCCGGAGACCACGCCGACCTTGCACCCACGCGCGTGCAGCTCGCTGACGAGGT containing:
- a CDS encoding YibE/F family protein, with the translated sequence MSKPPRPENRRAGQTHPGGHEPSHGHTHSHSALPALPPRESRRVRTVLAAVVVPVILATLIGMAVLWPGRVEAIGSQPFAASGTSLEAARITSLEVDACTEAVQSLGGTSESSLLADAVCAEITSGEGAGLVVPVHVPAESLPAAQVGDRMRVMYTVQALAGGTPYVFVDYDRQLPVGLLAVAYLVVVLAVAGLKGLRAVVGLVLATVVLLRFMVPALLAGHSPLLVTLVGSMAMMLLAVYLAHGISVRTTTALLGTLAGVVITVVLALWGVDAANLTGAVGEDALTLTAVVPGLSLTSLLTCGMVIAGLGVLNDVTITQASAVWELHAANPALSRTRLLTGGMRIGRDHIASTVYTLAFAYAGTALPLILAAALIDRSVADTLLSGEIAEEIVRTLVSSIGLVLAIPATTAIATVLCAPARRHAAPAGGEAGSAPGDV
- the dusB gene encoding tRNA dihydrouridine synthase DusB, which codes for MRVTDAPAPRPAKTAPAHVSPLRIGPITVGVPVELAPMAGVTNASFRRLCREQGESALPATARPAAAGPLPTDDGGLLAPAGLYVTEMVTTRALVERNEKTLAMVRTDPTERVRSIQLYGVDPAVAGKAARILVEEDLADHIDLNFGCPVPKVTRKGGGAALPWKKDLLHAILREVVRGAEDGARLGRREREVPVTVKMRVGVDEEHETYLDAAQAAQDAGVAALALHGRTARQHYAGKADWSAVARLKDACRIPVLGNGDVWTGSDALEMMRQTGCDGVVVGRGCQGRPWLFADIVHALTGSAERTHPGLDAVIAMIRAHARLLAGELGEDRGVRDLRKHVGWYLKGYPVGGQARGDLMKVSSLAELDAGLAAMRDRLPEQVPYPGQTVEGPRGRAGTPRRPHLPDGWLDSPYLSQEQRTLLLQAESDVSGG
- a CDS encoding SDR family oxidoreductase, yielding MSGVRNDGDVALPTALVTGASRGIGAAVAGSLRQAGCQVVGWSRSGTAPDGVEGRSVDVTDARAVRCGAADLERAGGVEVLVCAAGTAVDALAMRTSDEAWQATLETNLTGSFTVVRALLPGMLRRRRGRIILVSSVIAARGGTGLAAYGASKGGIEGLTRSLAREVASRGVTVNAVAPGFVSTEMTAGMSRPARESYLGQIPMGRLGQVDEVAAVVRFLASRQASYVTGAVVPVDGGMGMGR
- a CDS encoding SDR family oxidoreductase; translation: MTGLLAGRTVMVTGVLRPSSIATAVAREAAAQGACLVLSALPRAARVTQQVAAGAGLGEVTVLPLDLTDAEALSGLEAELRRLDLDRLDGVVHSVAQAAPGLLGDRLSPGGLAAGDRGAQCGPDAVDLASWQTDLERALTVSVASLPALVGAVSPLLGPGSAVLALTFESGRVVPGYGWMGPLKAALEASVRGLAVEYGNRGVRVNALSAGPLRTTAGGAVPGFDQLAEDWENRAPLGWDAGDPHGVARTAVALLSDWLPATTGQVLRADGGASLL
- a CDS encoding SixA phosphatase family protein; translation: MSVNATSAHDTVTSQPGAERVLVLVRHSKAARGMADVERPLTEHGEQMAADLARQLASRVVSLDLLLVSPAARTRQTARPLRDRMRPQDTRVEETLYSSGPAGVLEQLTLLDDEVRSVVVVGHEPTTSVLAHELDDGTSSLAQQIEFGVPPATALVLTVPVSWSELGTGRAQLAEILTPR
- the serB gene encoding phosphoserine phosphatase SerB; this translates as MSDVTSAPASPCPRVSGLRATGLLARTGPGLLVMDVDSTLIEQEVIELIAERAGTREQVAEVTARAMRGELDFAASLRERVATLRGVAETVFDEVLDEVRPTCGAADLVSELHARGCKVGVVSGGFEEVVAPLAARLGIDHVAANRLEVRDGHLTGRVLGRIVDRQEKVRCLHSWAEEDGVDLARTVAVGDGANDLGMIAAAGLGVAFCAKPVVVEQAPAAVHVRDLRAVLELL